The Chromatiales bacterium sequence CGGGAATAGTCCTAGGATGAACGACTCGGCGCCGCCCGGCCTTGCGTCCGCGGCCCCGGACCGAACAGCAGGGAAACTCGGAACCGTTCGGAGTTTCCCGCGGCACACGGCGGTGCCGCCATTTTCAACGGCCGCAAGTCGTTGAAAATGAAAGAACACGAAAAATCGCACTTTTTCGTTTTCGTCGCCCTGGCAATCCCGGACGGATGGATCAGGGCTTCCCCAAGACTCAGGAGACGACCCATGCAGCTCAAAGGCTCACAGACCGAAGGCAACCTGAAAGACGCGTTTGCCGGTGAATCCCAGGCGAACCGCCGTTATCTGTATTTCGCATCCAAGGCCGACGTCGAAGGCTTCAACGACGTCGCGTCGGTGTTCCGCTCCACCGCCGAGGGCGAGACGGGCCACGCGCACGGCCATCTTGAATACCTCGAGACCTGTGGCGATCCGGCCACCGGCATGACCTTCGGCCCGACCGCCGACAACCTGAAGACCGCGATCGCGGGCGAAACCCACGAGTACACCGACATGTACCCGGGCATGGCAAAGACCGCGCGTACCGAAGGTTTCGACGAGATCGCCGACTGGTTCGAGACGCTGGCCAAGGCCGAGCGTTCGCACGCGAACCGCTTCCAGAAGGCCCTGGACTCGCTCGACGCCTAAGGGCACGCGCCTGGTCCAGCCAACAGCAGGGGCCGTTTTGGCCCCTGTTTCATTTTCAGCCGACGAGA is a genomic window containing:
- a CDS encoding rubrerythrin family protein; its protein translation is MQLKGSQTEGNLKDAFAGESQANRRYLYFASKADVEGFNDVASVFRSTAEGETGHAHGHLEYLETCGDPATGMTFGPTADNLKTAIAGETHEYTDMYPGMAKTARTEGFDEIADWFETLAKAERSHANRFQKALDSLDA